A portion of the Blastopirellula sediminis genome contains these proteins:
- a CDS encoding LutC/YkgG family protein, with product MSSRDQILKSIRNQIVAAVDHPGLAGDWIRYDDRVAHFSSVLAAVGGVAHVVDSSEQILAQLKQVPAFAAGKKIVSLCAEVAGNVDFAAVEDPHQLEDVDFAVLPAQFAVAENGAVWVDDADVKHRVIYFIPQHLSFIVPAPANAADAIVDNMHQAYERLSFGEPRFGAFISGPSKTADIEQSLVIGAHGARSLNVFFLRQ from the coding sequence ATGAGTAGCCGCGATCAAATCTTAAAAAGCATCCGCAACCAGATTGTCGCCGCCGTCGATCATCCCGGCTTGGCTGGGGATTGGATTCGCTACGACGATCGGGTCGCCCATTTCAGTTCGGTGCTGGCTGCTGTCGGCGGCGTCGCGCATGTCGTCGACTCGTCGGAACAGATCTTGGCTCAATTGAAACAGGTTCCAGCGTTCGCCGCAGGAAAGAAGATCGTCAGTCTCTGCGCGGAGGTCGCCGGCAACGTCGATTTCGCCGCGGTCGAAGATCCGCACCAACTGGAAGACGTCGATTTTGCGGTCTTGCCGGCGCAGTTCGCCGTCGCTGAAAACGGTGCCGTTTGGGTCGACGATGCCGACGTTAAGCACCGAGTTATCTACTTTATTCCGCAGCATTTGTCCTTTATTGTTCCCGCGCCGGCCAATGCAGCCGACGCGATTGTGGACAACATGCACCAGGCGTACGAACGGCTCTCGTTTGGCGAGCCCCGCTTTGGCGCGTTCATTTCGGGCCCCTCCAAGACGGCCGACATCGAGCAGTCGCTGGTGATCGGCGCCCATGGGGCCCGGTCGCTGAACGTCTTCTTTTTGCGACAATAA
- a CDS encoding (Fe-S)-binding protein — MQVALFIPCYIDQLYPRVGMATLEILERRGCDVVFPSAQTCCGQPMSNTGCASDAKPLAERFLEIFAPYQYVVCPSGSCVSMVRRHYDEFLEGRPGFEELKGKTFELCEFLVDVLKVDSWNGAYPHKVGLHSSCHGLRELGMGKPSERVGPAFNKPQRLLEMLDQIELVKPQRPDECCGFGGTFAVAEEAVSCMMGGDRLRDHLSAGAEVLTAADMSCLMHLQGLAKRKEMPLQIKHIAEILNESEAKS, encoded by the coding sequence ATGCAAGTCGCGCTCTTCATTCCCTGCTACATCGACCAGCTTTATCCCCGCGTCGGCATGGCGACCTTGGAAATTCTCGAGCGTCGCGGCTGCGACGTCGTTTTTCCGTCGGCTCAAACGTGCTGCGGCCAGCCGATGTCGAACACCGGTTGTGCCTCCGACGCCAAACCGCTGGCCGAGCGGTTCCTGGAAATATTCGCTCCTTACCAGTACGTCGTTTGTCCGAGCGGCAGTTGCGTCTCGATGGTTCGCCGCCATTACGACGAGTTCCTGGAAGGACGTCCTGGATTTGAAGAGCTGAAGGGAAAGACCTTTGAGCTGTGCGAGTTTCTGGTCGACGTCCTGAAGGTCGACTCATGGAACGGCGCCTATCCGCACAAGGTTGGTCTCCATTCCAGCTGCCACGGTTTGCGTGAACTGGGGATGGGGAAGCCGAGCGAACGAGTCGGCCCGGCATTCAACAAGCCGCAGCGTCTGCTCGAAATGCTTGACCAGATTGAACTGGTAAAACCGCAGCGCCCGGACGAATGCTGCGGCTTCGGCGGAACCTTCGCCGTCGCCGAAGAAGCGGTCTCTTGCATGATGGGGGGCGATCGCTTGCGGGATCATCTTTCGGCCGGCGCCGAGGTTCTGACTGCGGCCGACATGTCTTGCTTGATGCATCTGCAGGGGCTCGCCAAACGGAAAGAGATGCCGCTGCAAATCAAGCACATCGCCGAGATCCTCAACGAGAGCGAAGCGAAATCATGA
- a CDS encoding DUF1559 domain-containing protein, whose translation MIPYPNSSMRRRRGFTLVELLVVIAIIGVLIGLLLPAVQQAREAARRMQCSNNLKQLALAAHNYESTYKVFPYPAKDSNYGYSAQSKILPFIEQGNFQDQIDFSQPLMIGASYLKTLNPIYNNLVGTKIDVLICPSDPGDPLYEDGGVTWAGGNYMMNAGPGVGTQYCSTSDTGGLFWRGSVIGFRDITDGTSNTILMAETLFGNRTNSTDLLDAQTQLRSTSGGGSPCSTSAADLDVRSVASYDGRRAGQWMRNLTYQSFINGYFPPNSSSPDILYHGDAVMGARSQHPGGAMVSFADGSVRLVSETVDLATWRNLFARNDGNVVGEF comes from the coding sequence ATGATCCCCTACCCTAATTCCTCGATGCGACGACGCCGCGGATTCACCCTGGTCGAACTGCTAGTCGTCATCGCGATCATCGGCGTACTGATCGGACTCTTGCTTCCTGCGGTGCAGCAAGCCCGCGAAGCGGCTCGCCGGATGCAGTGCAGCAACAACCTGAAACAGCTAGCGCTCGCCGCCCACAACTACGAATCGACCTACAAGGTCTTCCCCTACCCGGCCAAAGATTCCAATTACGGCTATTCGGCCCAGTCGAAGATCCTTCCCTTCATCGAACAAGGGAATTTCCAGGACCAGATCGACTTTTCGCAGCCGCTGATGATCGGCGCCAGCTATCTGAAAACGCTCAATCCGATCTACAACAACCTGGTCGGAACCAAGATCGACGTCTTGATCTGCCCCAGTGATCCCGGCGATCCGCTTTATGAGGATGGCGGCGTTACCTGGGCCGGCGGCAACTACATGATGAACGCCGGGCCGGGAGTTGGAACGCAATACTGCAGCACCAGCGATACCGGCGGGCTCTTCTGGCGCGGCAGCGTCATCGGCTTTCGTGACATCACTGACGGAACCAGCAATACGATCCTGATGGCGGAGACGCTGTTCGGCAATCGGACCAACTCGACCGATCTCCTCGACGCCCAGACGCAGCTCCGCTCGACCAGCGGCGGGGGAAGTCCTTGTTCGACGTCCGCCGCCGATCTCGACGTTCGATCGGTCGCCAGTTACGACGGTCGCCGCGCCGGACAATGGATGCGCAATTTGACTTACCAGTCGTTCATCAACGGCTACTTTCCGCCCAACTCCTCTTCACCGGACATCCTGTATCACGGCGACGCCGTGATGGGCGCCCGCAGCCAACATCCCGGCGGCGCGATGGTCAGCTTCGCCGACGGCAGCGTGCGCCTGGTCAGCGAAACGGTCGACCTGGCGACTTGGCGGAACCTGTTCGCACGCAATGACGGCAACGTTGTCGGCGAATTCTAA
- a CDS encoding outer membrane protein assembly factor BamB family protein has product MKSVSSLLALLTIAAAGSSLYGQQANWSEFRAGGSSHAAAPLPLRWSPDDGIAWQRELDGYGQSTPIIYGERIFVTSVEGLNKETCNVACFDLHSGGQIWRHRFPAANQAPSSFMMARAAPTPLVDARAVYLFFESGDVAAIDHEGHPLWRRDLVADFGAFDNNHGLGASPTQTDELVFVNIEHRGPSYLIALDKKTGDTRWKTERPSSSSWSSPIALDGQIIVSSSGAVTAYDAQTGKQLWNIGDLDGNSVPSPTPDGDRLYVGARIAERSGGGDVSRSNLCITRSGAETPQILWRAEKAVSDFASPVVCGQCVYYLNNVGVVYCLDKLSGDLHYAKRIGAECWGTPIVSENRVYFFGKDGRTVVLQEGAEFQELVVNTLWDRDAPPAPESYVENVSSERRSFSLDDLLEKNDADKDGYLTKDELPGRFQSLLAGNDKDQDGRLDAAEIEAAGKAMAERRASSQENARDPIVYGAAAAAGRIVIRTGTRLYCLSDTPLATPTAEPLPQ; this is encoded by the coding sequence ATGAAATCGGTTTCGTCATTACTTGCACTACTGACGATTGCAGCGGCCGGCTCCTCCCTGTACGGCCAACAAGCGAACTGGTCCGAATTTCGGGCGGGGGGAAGTTCGCACGCCGCAGCGCCGCTGCCGCTTCGCTGGTCTCCAGACGACGGCATCGCGTGGCAACGCGAGCTCGACGGTTATGGACAATCGACGCCGATCATCTACGGCGAGCGAATCTTCGTCACGTCGGTTGAAGGGTTGAACAAGGAGACCTGCAATGTCGCTTGCTTTGATCTCCATTCCGGCGGCCAAATCTGGCGACATCGTTTTCCCGCAGCCAACCAGGCTCCTTCGAGCTTCATGATGGCCCGCGCGGCGCCAACTCCGTTGGTCGACGCCCGAGCGGTTTACCTCTTCTTTGAAAGCGGCGACGTCGCGGCGATCGATCATGAAGGGCATCCCCTTTGGCGTCGCGATTTGGTCGCGGACTTCGGAGCGTTCGACAACAACCATGGTCTCGGCGCGTCGCCGACGCAGACCGACGAGCTCGTCTTCGTCAATATCGAGCATCGAGGCCCCTCGTACCTGATCGCGCTCGATAAGAAGACCGGCGATACGCGCTGGAAGACGGAGCGTCCCTCTTCCAGCTCCTGGTCGTCGCCGATCGCCCTCGACGGCCAGATCATCGTCAGTTCCAGCGGCGCGGTGACCGCTTACGACGCACAAACAGGCAAACAACTCTGGAATATCGGCGACTTGGACGGCAACAGCGTCCCCTCGCCAACGCCGGATGGCGATCGGCTGTACGTCGGCGCTCGCATCGCGGAACGTTCCGGCGGCGGCGACGTAAGTCGCTCCAATCTCTGCATCACGCGCAGCGGGGCCGAAACGCCGCAGATCTTGTGGCGAGCCGAGAAGGCGGTCAGCGATTTCGCCAGCCCGGTGGTCTGTGGCCAGTGCGTCTATTACCTGAACAACGTCGGCGTCGTCTATTGCCTCGACAAGCTTAGCGGCGACTTGCACTACGCCAAACGCATTGGCGCCGAATGTTGGGGGACGCCGATCGTTTCTGAGAATCGCGTCTACTTTTTCGGCAAGGATGGGCGGACGGTCGTGCTGCAGGAAGGGGCCGAGTTTCAAGAGTTGGTCGTCAATACGCTCTGGGATCGCGACGCACCGCCGGCGCCGGAGAGCTATGTCGAAAACGTGTCTTCCGAACGACGTTCCTTCAGCCTGGACGACTTACTGGAGAAAAACGACGCCGACAAAGACGGCTATCTGACGAAGGACGAACTGCCGGGACGTTTTCAATCGCTCCTCGCCGGCAATGACAAGGACCAGGATGGTCGACTCGACGCCGCTGAAATTGAAGCGGCCGGCAAAGCGATGGCCGAACGTCGCGCGAGCTCGCAGGAAAACGCCCGTGATCCGATCGTCTATGGCGCCGCCGCGGCGGCCGGGCGAATCGTGATTCGCACCGGAACGCGTCTCTACTGCTTGTCCGATACGCCCCTCGCAACTCCAACCGCAGAGCCGCTTCCGCAATGA
- a CDS encoding lactate utilization protein B, with protein MKAAQHPEEAAKFVANDARAHWHDQALWFVREKRDRMAVSLPEWEELRNTASQIKLHTVSRMADYLEEFERNATKLGAVVHWAKDADEHNQIVLSLLQKIGAKHIVKSKSMLTEECHLNPFLQEHGIEVVDTDLGERIVQLRDEAPSHIVLPAIHIKKEEVSETFHEHLHTEAGNNDPNYLTEAARNHLREKFVAADAGITGVNFAIAETGGLVVCTNEGNADLGVSLPKLHIACLGIEKLVPKAADLSVFLRLLARSATGQPITTYSSHFHGPRPGGELHIILVDNGRSNLMGSSQFRNSLKCIRCGACMNTCPVYRRSGGHSYGTTVPGPIGSILAPSRDSKQHKSLPFACTLCGSCTDVCPVKIDLHHELLEWRGEIRKRGQLPMSKTVPMKLTSWMMQSPWLFRFVGAVGRWFLRHLPRWAIYHGLNPWGKQREMPEAPKQSFRELYQIHESKKASDE; from the coding sequence ATGAAAGCGGCTCAGCATCCGGAAGAGGCGGCAAAGTTCGTCGCCAACGACGCTCGCGCGCACTGGCACGACCAGGCGCTTTGGTTCGTCCGCGAAAAACGCGATCGCATGGCGGTCAGCTTGCCCGAATGGGAAGAGCTGCGCAACACCGCGTCGCAAATCAAATTGCACACCGTCAGCCGCATGGCCGACTACTTGGAAGAGTTTGAACGGAACGCGACCAAGCTGGGCGCCGTCGTCCATTGGGCGAAAGACGCCGACGAGCACAATCAGATCGTCTTGTCGCTGCTGCAAAAGATCGGCGCCAAGCATATCGTCAAAAGCAAGTCGATGTTGACCGAAGAGTGCCACTTGAACCCATTCCTGCAGGAGCATGGGATAGAAGTGGTCGACACCGATCTTGGCGAACGGATTGTGCAGCTTCGCGACGAAGCCCCCTCCCACATCGTCTTGCCGGCGATCCACATCAAAAAGGAAGAAGTCAGCGAGACCTTCCACGAACATCTCCATACCGAAGCCGGCAACAACGATCCGAACTACCTTACCGAAGCGGCCCGCAATCACTTGCGAGAGAAGTTCGTCGCCGCCGACGCCGGCATTACCGGCGTGAATTTTGCGATCGCCGAAACCGGCGGCCTGGTCGTTTGCACCAACGAAGGGAACGCTGACCTTGGCGTCTCGCTGCCGAAGCTGCACATCGCCTGCTTGGGGATCGAGAAGCTCGTCCCGAAGGCGGCCGACCTGAGCGTTTTTCTGCGGCTGTTGGCTCGCAGTGCGACGGGGCAGCCGATCACGACTTACTCCTCCCATTTCCATGGGCCCCGTCCCGGCGGAGAACTGCACATCATTCTGGTCGACAACGGCCGGAGCAACTTGATGGGGAGCTCGCAGTTCCGCAACTCGCTGAAGTGCATCCGCTGCGGCGCCTGCATGAACACTTGCCCTGTTTACAGACGCAGCGGCGGGCACAGCTACGGAACGACGGTCCCGGGTCCGATCGGATCAATTCTCGCTCCTTCGCGCGACTCGAAGCAACACAAGAGCCTGCCGTTCGCCTGCACGCTCTGCGGATCGTGCACCGACGTTTGCCCGGTGAAGATCGACCTGCATCACGAACTGCTCGAGTGGCGCGGCGAGATTCGCAAACGGGGCCAGTTGCCGATGTCGAAAACGGTTCCGATGAAGCTGACCAGCTGGATGATGCAGTCGCCTTGGCTGTTTCGATTCGTCGGCGCGGTCGGTCGTTGGTTCCTACGGCATTTGCCTCGCTGGGCGATCTACCACGGTTTGAATCCGTGGGGCAAACAACGCGAAATGCCGGAGGCTCCGAAGCAAAGCTTCCGCGAGCTCTATCAAATTCACGAGTCGAAAAAAGCCAGCGATGAGTAG